The following DNA comes from Chiloscyllium plagiosum isolate BGI_BamShark_2017 chromosome 12, ASM401019v2, whole genome shotgun sequence.
NNNNNNNNNNNNNNNNNNNNNNNNNNNNNNNNNNNNNNNNNNNNNNNNNNNNNNNNNNNNNNNNNNNNNNNNNNNNNNNNNNNNNNNNNNNNNNNNNNNNNNNNNNNNNNNNNNNNNNNNNNNNNNNNNNNNNNNNNNNNNNNNNNNNNNNNNNNNNNNNNNNNNNNNNNNNNNNNNNNNNNNNNNNNNNNNNNNNNNNNNNNNNNNNNNNNNNNNNNNNNNNNNNNNNNNNNNNNNNNNNNNNNNNNNNNNNNNNNNNNNNNNNNNNNNNNNNNNNNNNNNNNNNNNNNNNNNNNNNNNNNNNNNNNNNNNNNNNNNNNNNNNNNNNNNNNNNNNNNNNNNNNNNNNNNNNNNNNNNNNNNNNNNNNNNNNNNNNNNNNNNNNNNNNNNNNNNNNNNNNNNNNNNNNNNNNNNNNNNNNNNNNNNNNNNNNNNNCGTGGCGAGAGCCGGCTTCGAGGGGGCGGGGTCCGGGTTCGGGGGGCGGGGCCCGAGTTCGGGGGCGGGGCGAGAGCCGGCTTCGAGGGGGCGGGGTCCGGGTTCGGCGGGGTCATGGTTCGGGGGGGCGGGGCTCGATCGCCGCCATGTTTCGAGCAGCAGTAACCGGCAGTGTCGTTGCAGCCGCTGCCGCTGTGTCTTCCTGCTGCAGCCGTGCGCTCGGCTGTGGTGCTGATGGTGTGGTCCTGTCTCGCCTGAAGTGTGTGTCTGTCACCGAGTCCCCGGGACACAGGCCTCGGGAGCGGGTGAGTGTGGGACCGGGGGGGTTCAGAGCTGCAGAAAATACAAGGGGGTGAAGCtacacataaataaaaaggaaattggGAAAGGGAGAGCGTGAGCAATATAATAATCCTCCAATTAAATCAAATAAACGACAGGCTGGACATGGCAATATAATGATTTAACTGTGAGAGATTGAAACGTGGAATGAAGTAACTTCAGAGAATTGGATGGCACCATCCCTGAGCAGAGCTGATGGAGAATAAACAATAACAGGAATAATAGTGTCTTAGAGAGGGAACACATGGACATAATCagattaaaatcatttttaaaagtacacagactgaaactgctggataaactcagcaggtctggcagccactgtggagagaaatcgaagaggtaaaagcaatgactgcagatgctggaaaccagattctggattagtggtgttggaagagcacagcagttcaggcagcatccacgaagcagcgctgcaccttggatgctgcctgaactgctgtgctcttccagcaccactaatccagaagagaaatcaaagtcaactaccccagcattttcttttttttttctgtaattttaCTAATGGTTGTAAACTGGTTAGATTCATAGACTTCCTCTCTCATCTGAAATTGCTgcataaactcagcaggtctggaagcctccgtggagagaaatcagagttaacttctccaacaatttctgtttttgtttcagattagaAAGGAAGACCATGAATGTAACTGGATTAAAACCATTATTAAAAGAATGTTTAATTGGACTCACCTGACCAGCAAGATATCTAAAAAGACTGAAAAAGTGTTCTGAGAGATGTGTAATGTAGGCACAAAATTTAGTGATGAATGGCCATCCTGAAAACTTTCATCAATGTACATTAGTTCAAGGTTAATTACAGATAGAAGGCCAGTAAGATTTATTAACCTTCACAGAGCCACATTCGATATGACTGTCTATTAGAGTTCATCATTAGCCTCACTCTTCAAATAAAGTGTAGTAAAGCGCAAATAAATTGAGGCAGCACTTAGCTAGATTCTTAAACCTTTGATATTTTTAGAAGGAGTCTTCATTTATCAGGCAATCTTGGATAGTAGTTCCACAAAATTAGTCATTTTGTAATGTAGAACCTGTTTGTGTTAACCTATTTCTGTAGGAAGAGCAGGGACGGCACAAACATCAGCGATTTGAACCGCGTCCGCAGTTTTTACTTGTGTTTTCTTTTCCGAAACCATCATGGAAAAGTTCTCACTTGAAACattcaaatgttttaatttgaatTGAATGTATTCCTGAAATGAACAAAGGCGAAACTAACAAGAGCACAACTACCTGTTAATTTGAGCTGCAAAATATGCATGGGTTGCATTTCAAACAAACAATTCTCGTGGATTGCAAGCAATATTTTGAGAAATTAGAAGATGGGCGCACTCACCTTTTTTAGCTATTTTTTGGTAATATTTAACCTCCCCACCATATTAAGTAAAATATTTAAACTCAGTTAATGAAATAGATTTGGTTTTGAggaaatattttaataatttttataTAAGTAATAAATTTCAGatctttgtttcaaatttacGAGAATGATTGAATGATGTTCAAACATTGCAATGTATTTCGAAGTGAACAAGTGTTATGCAAAGCATTAAATAACCCTTGAGTTTGTAGATCATGAACATATTCCCTCCCTTTCTTCTGAAGGTGTATTACATGCTGGGGTTTATTGAGCAACCCTTTAGCCAATTGGTATTTCTTATCATCAATTTATCCTTCCCTCATCTCTTCCCTATTCTTCCAACCCCAAATAAATGCTGGATGGCAATTACAAGACAGACCTTGAGttgtgttgaaaaatgtgctggaaaaacacagcagatcaggcagcaaccgaggagcaggagaatcgacgtttcaggaatcaGTAATTGAGTCGCTTTCACTGCTATTTTAATATGAACTACACCTATGCTGTACATAAGCAACATTTGAGCATCTTTGAAGCATGTTTCCTAACATTGGTTACTTTCCATGTAGCAAATTAACATGTGCAAAGGAGatgacagtggttagcactgctgcctcacagcaccaggggacccaggttcacttcctgccttgggtgactcactgtgcagagtttgcacattctccccgtgtctgcgtgggtttcctccgggtgctccaggttcctcccacaatccaaagatgtgcaggttagttgaattggtcatgttaaattgcccatagtcaggggtgaatatagggaatgggtctgggtgggttactctttggagagtcgctatggacttgttgggccgaagggcctgtttccatactgtagggaatcatcatcatcatttaaAATTTAGGTTCATACTGAGCAACCAGACGCAATTAATGTGTTGAATTTTGTTTGCAATTTTAGATTAACAAGAAGTCTCATACCAGATTGAAACctcagaaacaaatttgcaaaccTGTTTTGGAACATTTTGATGAAAAATATGGACAAGAACTTGGAGAATTATGGGACAAAGTCAGGTAATGAAAGAGGTAATTTCCATAGTTTCTCATTTTGCCTTTCATAATGATAGGATCAAAAACTCCTATGTCAGAGCATGAAATGTTTACATTGTTGAGACATAGTTTTCCTCAATTTGGTGGATCCTAGTCTAATGAAAGAATGGTCTCTCTGTCAGAAATATAGTGTTGTGCTCTGTTGCAAGTTAATGGGATCTGATCCTAATACAGGTTATTTGACTGTGAAtgtagctgcttcatcaaatcCCTTTTGAATGAGCTTAGCGAGCATTAGTTTTTGTTTGGTAGCAAAGTCAAGATGTTAAATTGGGCAATACCTGCTTTCTAATCATGAGATACCCTCAACCCAATGCAGACGTTCTACTTTCTGCTGATCAGAACGGTCAGCAATAAGACCAATCAGTGGTTAGTCCATCCAGACATGGTAAATGTATTCCATATTCTActccctcaccccatcacccacaGGACataaccactgtaccacaagagccctttcaACTCATTTCAAAAGTGTACATTTCAGTATGCATTTAGTGTATAGTACAACACTGTATAATCTTGTGTAATTATGTTTTAATTATTCTCCAGCTGAAAGGTACTAGATATATGGATATGAATAATTTCTGTAGAGATATTTAAGGTGGAAGTTCAAATATTTTGCTGCTTTCCataacatccccccccccccccactaaagGAATGCTATTTCAGTTTacatttactcttttttttttgtttgactaTCTTTTAGAGAAGTGCTGCTGCTTCCTTCCAACTGGCAGTATGCTGTGCTTGTGAACAAGTTCAGTCAGTGTGTGACATTTGAAGAGTATCTTCAGTCTCAGGGATACTACAATTTCCTATCAGATGTTTCACCTTTTACCCAGCATTCTTTAAGATGTTACATCAGCAATGTCCAGTGTCGATTTCCTAGACTCCAACATCAGACTGAAAGGCTGAAGGAGTACTACCTCTTAAATGCAGCTTCCTTAGTTCCTGTCCTTGCGTTGGATGTCCAGGATGGAGAGCGAGTGCTGGATTTGTGTGCTGCTCCTGGAGGGAAATCCTTGGCAATACTGCAATATGCCACACCAGGTAGTAAATTGTTATTTAGTGTTGCTGTGGAAAGCTCGCACTTGTGCTTTAACTTTTCAGAATTGTCACATTTGCACGATACAGAATGCTGGTATCATTTACGTattattaatttgatttttattctACATCGGTTGTCATCACTCTTATAGTGGCTGTTGTGGTGAACTTTTTCCTTGAAATGATTGATTACTCattgtgtttcagtgaatgagAACTAGTATCCAAAATGGGTGGAAAAGGTAACATTGGGAGTATTGATCTACCATTGGCaaaattttgtttctatttgacttattgttgttacatgtactgagatacagtgaaaagtgataCTTcagttggaagaacacagaaagacAATATAAATAGTGGTACAATTCTTAATAGAGTGCAGAAGCAGAGGATTTTGGGTAT
Coding sequences within:
- the nsun3 gene encoding tRNA (cytosine(34)-C(5))-methyltransferase, mitochondrial gives rise to the protein MFRAAVTGSVVAAAAAVSSCCSRALGCGADGVVLSRLKCVSVTESPGHRPRERINKKSHTRLKPQKQICKPVLEHFDEKYGQELGELWDKVREVLLLPSNWQYAVLVNKFSQCVTFEEYLQSQGYYNFLSDVSPFTQHSLRCYISNVQCRFPRLQHQTERLKEYYLLNAASLVPVLALDVQDGERVLDLCAAPGGKSLAILQYATPGFFLCNEYNALRHQWLKQTLGSFVPNDLRSMISVTDLDGRQIGPQYSQMYNKVLVDAPCSNDRSWLFSSDVLQACMRITERPNLPVLQGQLLRSALEALRPGGTVVYSTCTLSQAENDDVVASVLNSYDNVQAVDLTGLASSLAHNFTFAEGVQYGLLIVPEKGRVWGPMYVSKLHKLH